A stretch of Paenibacillus sp. URB8-2 DNA encodes these proteins:
- a CDS encoding DUF5317 domain-containing protein has translation MVYDGIVLGLVAGLLRGGFRYGLTQFGSLRIKGGLWFPLLLLLQFAVFELNDRSSAFASFSGIIFIAVYVAGLYILWLNRSTPGFLFIFAGVFLNFLVMAVNGGKMPVSLDAAKVLDPYYVHLLESGTVATKHFLMDSATRLSFLGDIIPLSKPYPRTQVISIGDIVMNAGIFLYLQYILVPDKRRDPNTQEMEAKQS, from the coding sequence ATGGTCTACGACGGTATTGTGCTCGGTTTGGTAGCGGGCCTGCTTCGCGGCGGATTCCGTTACGGCCTGACGCAATTCGGCTCTCTACGCATCAAGGGCGGTCTCTGGTTCCCTCTCCTGCTGCTGCTGCAGTTTGCCGTGTTTGAACTGAATGATCGGTCGTCTGCCTTTGCTTCGTTCAGCGGTATCATTTTTATCGCCGTGTACGTAGCCGGGCTTTACATCCTGTGGTTGAACCGGAGCACTCCGGGCTTCCTGTTTATTTTCGCCGGCGTCTTTCTGAATTTTCTCGTCATGGCCGTCAATGGCGGCAAGATGCCTGTATCGCTGGATGCGGCTAAGGTTCTGGACCCCTATTACGTGCATTTGCTTGAGTCGGGAACCGTCGCTACGAAGCATTTTCTGATGGATTCAGCGACCAGGCTGTCGTTTCTGGGGGACATTATTCCGCTGTCCAAGCCTTATCCGCGCACCCAGGTCATCAGCATCGGCGATATTGTGATGAACGCGGGGATTTTCCTCTATCTTCAGTACATTCTTGTTCCGGACAAACGACGGGATCCAAACACACAGGAGATGGAAGCCAAGCAGTCTTGA
- a CDS encoding metal-sensitive transcriptional regulator, with protein sequence MTAHEKRDEGLDERSCGSDCHSSEERKSHHTQEFKNGLTTRLNRIEGQIRGIKGMIDRDTYCDDVLTQLAAVQSALGSIGKLLLEGHMKSCIVERIEAGEHEVIDELLITVGRLMK encoded by the coding sequence ATGACGGCACATGAGAAACGCGATGAAGGGCTTGACGAACGGTCCTGCGGCAGCGATTGCCATTCTTCCGAAGAACGCAAAAGTCATCATACCCAGGAATTCAAGAACGGGCTGACGACCCGGCTTAACCGCATAGAGGGTCAAATTCGGGGCATCAAAGGCATGATCGACCGCGACACATACTGCGACGATGTCCTCACCCAGCTTGCGGCGGTCCAGTCTGCGCTTGGCAGCATCGGGAAGCTGCTGCTTGAGGGCCATATGAAGAGCTGTATTGTCGAGAGAATCGAAGCCGGCGAACACGAGGTTATTGACGAACTGCTGATTACGGTCGGCAGATTAATGAAATAA
- a CDS encoding copper ion binding protein gives MANVVLNVEGMSCGHCVSSVEKAVGNLGASAKADLASKTVAIDFDESRLSLDAIKEAIEDQGYDVVQ, from the coding sequence ATGGCGAATGTTGTATTGAATGTGGAGGGAATGTCCTGCGGACATTGCGTCAGCTCGGTCGAGAAGGCCGTAGGCAATTTGGGAGCGTCGGCCAAGGCGGATCTGGCATCCAAGACGGTTGCGATCGATTTTGACGAGAGCCGGCTCAGTCTGGACGCCATCAAGGAAGCGATTGAAGATCAAGGCTACGACGTGGTTCAATAA
- a CDS encoding heavy metal translocating P-type ATPase, with amino-acid sequence MEQAAAAPAEEQATLQITGMTCSACAARIEKGITRMEGVSRANVNLALEQASVGFDPKVVSVPKIEEKIRSLGYDTVKEAADFDISGMTCAACSARIEKVLGKLPGIAGVNVNLALETAHVEYTPGMITPQEIIAKVDSIGYKASLKEDRKETADRRGLEIRRKRSKWMISALLSLPLLWAMVGHFSFTSWIPVPELLMNPWFQLVLATPVQFIIGWQFYVGAYKALRNGSANMDVLVALGTSAAYFYSLYLTLDSLRMNGMDHAVEMYYETGAVLITLILVGKWFEALAKGRSSDAIRSLMGLQAKTALVFREGAETSVPVEEVVIGDIVLVKPGTKIPVDGEVIEGLSSVDESMLTGESIPVEKKPGDSVIGATVNKNGVLKIKARKVGRDTALAQIIRVVEEAQGSKAPIQRVADVISGIFVPIVVAIAVLTFLIWYLWAAPGQFAEALEKGIAVLVIACPCALGLATPTSIMAGSGRAAELGILFKGGEHLEAAQGIQLVVLDKTGTVTSGKPVLTDVLVSPDFKGAPELAPADGLLSLAAAAEKLSEHPLAEAVASGAAEKGLAVDEAASFANVPGRGIRATVQGREIIVGTRRMMEENGVDARRWLDAMNELEQQGKTAMLVAVDGVCEGIVAVADTIKPTSREAVAALRGMGIDVVMITGDNERTARAIAAEAGIDRVMAEVLPEGKAEAVRKLQADGVKVAMVGDGINDAPALATADIGMAVGTGTDVAMEAADITLMRGDLKAIADAIKMSRRTMGNIKQNLFWALGYNTIGIPVAALGFLAPWLAGAAMAFSSVSVVLNALRLQRVKL; translated from the coding sequence ATGGAACAAGCTGCGGCGGCGCCGGCGGAGGAACAGGCAACCTTGCAGATTACGGGCATGACCTGCTCCGCCTGTGCGGCGAGAATTGAGAAAGGGATCACCCGCATGGAGGGCGTCTCCCGGGCGAACGTCAACCTTGCGCTGGAGCAGGCATCCGTGGGCTTCGATCCCAAGGTTGTCAGCGTGCCGAAGATCGAGGAGAAGATCCGCTCGCTCGGCTATGATACGGTGAAGGAAGCGGCGGACTTCGATATTTCAGGCATGACCTGCGCGGCCTGTTCGGCCCGGATCGAGAAGGTGCTTGGCAAGCTGCCGGGCATTGCCGGAGTTAACGTTAACCTTGCGCTGGAAACAGCGCATGTGGAATATACCCCCGGGATGATTACTCCCCAGGAGATTATCGCCAAGGTCGACTCGATCGGCTATAAAGCCTCGCTCAAGGAAGACCGGAAGGAGACCGCCGACCGGCGAGGGCTTGAAATCCGCCGCAAGCGCAGCAAGTGGATGATCTCGGCTCTGCTGTCCCTGCCGCTTCTGTGGGCCATGGTCGGGCATTTCTCGTTCACTTCCTGGATTCCCGTGCCGGAACTGCTCATGAATCCATGGTTCCAGCTTGTTCTGGCGACCCCGGTGCAGTTCATTATCGGCTGGCAGTTCTATGTCGGCGCCTACAAGGCGCTTCGGAACGGCAGTGCCAACATGGATGTGCTGGTCGCGCTGGGCACGTCGGCCGCTTACTTCTACAGCTTGTATCTCACGCTGGATTCCTTGCGGATGAACGGCATGGATCATGCGGTGGAAATGTATTATGAGACCGGAGCTGTGCTGATTACGCTCATTCTGGTCGGAAAATGGTTCGAGGCGCTGGCCAAGGGCCGCTCCTCGGACGCCATCCGCAGCCTGATGGGCCTTCAGGCCAAGACGGCTCTTGTGTTCCGCGAAGGAGCGGAAACAAGCGTCCCCGTGGAGGAAGTCGTTATCGGGGATATCGTACTCGTAAAGCCGGGGACCAAGATTCCCGTCGACGGCGAAGTGATCGAGGGCTTGTCTTCCGTGGACGAATCCATGCTGACAGGCGAGAGCATTCCGGTGGAGAAGAAGCCGGGCGACTCCGTGATCGGAGCGACAGTGAACAAGAACGGCGTGCTGAAGATCAAAGCCCGCAAGGTGGGCCGCGACACGGCGCTTGCCCAGATTATTCGCGTAGTCGAGGAAGCGCAGGGGTCCAAGGCACCGATCCAGCGCGTGGCTGATGTCATTTCCGGCATCTTCGTGCCGATTGTGGTGGCAATCGCCGTGCTGACATTCCTGATCTGGTACCTGTGGGCGGCTCCCGGGCAATTTGCCGAAGCGCTGGAGAAGGGGATCGCCGTGCTCGTTATCGCCTGTCCCTGCGCTCTGGGCCTTGCGACCCCGACCTCGATTATGGCCGGCTCCGGAAGGGCTGCGGAGCTCGGCATCCTGTTTAAGGGCGGCGAGCATCTGGAAGCCGCGCAGGGCATTCAACTCGTCGTGCTCGACAAGACGGGCACCGTAACGAGCGGCAAGCCGGTGCTTACGGACGTGCTTGTATCGCCGGACTTCAAGGGCGCGCCTGAACTGGCACCGGCAGACGGCCTGCTGTCGCTTGCGGCGGCGGCGGAGAAGCTGTCGGAGCATCCGCTCGCCGAGGCGGTGGCTTCGGGAGCGGCGGAGAAGGGTCTGGCGGTAGACGAAGCCGCAAGCTTCGCCAATGTACCCGGACGGGGTATCCGGGCGACCGTCCAGGGCAGAGAAATCATCGTCGGCACACGCCGGATGATGGAAGAGAACGGCGTCGATGCACGGCGCTGGTTAGACGCCATGAATGAACTGGAGCAGCAGGGCAAGACGGCGATGCTGGTCGCGGTGGACGGCGTCTGCGAAGGCATCGTGGCCGTCGCGGATACGATCAAGCCGACCTCGCGCGAGGCGGTGGCGGCTCTGCGGGGCATGGGGATCGATGTCGTGATGATCACCGGCGACAACGAGCGGACGGCCCGGGCCATCGCAGCCGAGGCCGGGATCGACAGAGTGATGGCCGAAGTGCTGCCCGAAGGCAAGGCCGAGGCGGTGCGGAAGCTTCAGGCCGACGGCGTGAAGGTGGCGATGGTCGGCGACGGCATCAACGACGCGCCGGCGCTGGCGACCGCCGATATCGGCATGGCGGTCGGAACAGGGACCGACGTGGCGATGGAAGCGGCGGATATTACCCTGATGCGCGGCGACCTCAAGGCCATCGCGGACGCGATTAAGATGAGCCGCCGGACGATGGGCAATATCAAGCAGAATCTGTTCTGGGCGCTCGGCTACAATACAATCGGCATTCCGGTGGCCGCGCTGGGATTTCTGGCGCCCTGGCTGGCGGGTGCGGCCATGGCGTTCAGCTCGGTTTCGGTCGTGCTGAATGCGCTGCGGCTGCAGCGGGTAAAGTTATAA
- a CDS encoding ABC transporter ATP-binding protein, with protein sequence MTNKTVPPSSGEPVKEERPAAASPDSGTEAPALEVSGISKSFSQRGRSIPVLEQVSLTVKPDEFVSIIGPSGCGKSTLFHIIGGLVKPDAGAVRMNGATVTGQRGSVSYMPQQPALFPWRSIEDNVILARELKGAARSEAREEARRWLAKVGLGGFEKAYPHMLSGGMQQRAAFLRALLAPQELMLLDEPFSALDALTRSEMQRWLLELWEENRRSVLFITHSIEEALLLSSRIYVFSGRPGTILHTVDVPFPRPRREEMTEHPEFLRLKRQLSGWMREEQAKNGALR encoded by the coding sequence GTGACGAACAAGACCGTTCCGCCATCAAGCGGAGAACCGGTAAAAGAGGAGAGGCCGGCCGCCGCTTCGCCGGATTCGGGCACCGAAGCTCCCGCGCTGGAGGTCTCCGGCATCTCCAAATCCTTCTCCCAGCGCGGGCGTAGCATCCCGGTGCTGGAGCAGGTGTCGCTTACGGTGAAGCCGGATGAGTTCGTATCCATCATCGGCCCGTCGGGCTGCGGCAAGAGCACGCTCTTCCACATCATCGGCGGACTGGTCAAGCCGGATGCGGGCGCCGTGCGGATGAACGGCGCTACGGTTACCGGGCAGCGGGGCAGCGTCAGCTACATGCCGCAGCAGCCGGCGCTATTTCCTTGGCGCAGCATCGAGGATAACGTGATTCTTGCCCGCGAGCTGAAGGGCGCGGCGCGAAGCGAAGCCCGCGAGGAAGCCCGGCGATGGCTCGCGAAGGTTGGACTCGGCGGATTCGAGAAGGCGTATCCGCACATGCTGTCCGGCGGCATGCAGCAGCGCGCCGCCTTCCTGCGCGCGCTGCTGGCGCCCCAGGAGCTGATGCTCCTGGACGAGCCGTTCAGCGCGCTCGACGCCCTCACCCGCAGCGAGATGCAGCGCTGGCTGCTGGAGCTGTGGGAGGAGAACCGCCGCTCCGTGCTGTTCATCACGCATAGCATTGAAGAGGCGCTGCTGCTCTCCAGCCGCATCTATGTGTTCTCGGGACGGCCGGGGACCATATTGCACACCGTTGATGTGCCTTTTCCCCGGCCGCGCCGGGAGGAAATGACGGAGCATCCCGAATTTTTGCGGCTGAAACGCCAGCTGTCGGGGTGGATGCGGGAAGAACAGGCCAAGAACGGCGCGCTCCGCTGA
- a CDS encoding ABC transporter permease — MISRWKQIWPPLVAVLLFLALWQVSVSWFHVEKWMLPAPSDIWREGMASASSLKGHTLATLRLTLIGFPLGVAVGIAAAVLLHIVPWSARALYPLLILSQNVPIIALGPLLVIWFGFGQLPKIILITLVCFFPVAVAGLGGLAQTDRMMLQFMKMAGASRRQIFSKLELPHALPSLFSGIKISAAYAVTGAVVAELIGGNQGLGYYMQIQKSAFRTDRMFAAIILSVLLSLLLFAAVVLMEKWLVRWKPRRDAQ, encoded by the coding sequence GTGATTTCCAGGTGGAAACAAATCTGGCCGCCCCTTGTGGCGGTCCTCTTGTTTTTGGCGCTGTGGCAGGTGTCGGTCTCCTGGTTCCATGTGGAAAAATGGATGCTGCCCGCTCCCTCCGACATTTGGCGGGAAGGCATGGCCAGCGCTTCATCCCTTAAAGGGCATACGCTGGCAACGCTGCGGCTGACGCTGATTGGCTTTCCGCTCGGCGTGGCCGTAGGGATTGCCGCCGCCGTACTGCTGCATATTGTCCCCTGGTCGGCGCGCGCGCTGTACCCGCTGCTGATCTTAAGCCAGAACGTGCCGATTATTGCGCTCGGTCCGCTGCTTGTGATCTGGTTCGGCTTCGGCCAGCTGCCGAAGATTATTCTCATTACGCTTGTGTGCTTCTTCCCCGTGGCGGTCGCGGGCCTGGGCGGACTCGCCCAGACCGACCGCATGATGCTTCAATTTATGAAGATGGCGGGCGCCTCAAGGCGGCAGATCTTCTCCAAGCTGGAGCTACCACATGCGCTGCCCTCCCTGTTCTCCGGCATCAAAATATCCGCCGCCTACGCCGTGACGGGCGCCGTGGTGGCGGAGCTGATTGGAGGGAACCAGGGACTCGGCTACTATATGCAGATACAGAAATCGGCGTTTCGCACGGACCGGATGTTCGCCGCCATAATTCTGAGCGTGCTGCTGAGCCTGCTGCTGTTCGCCGCCGTTGTTCTGATGGAGAAATGGCTGGTCCGCTGGAAGCCGCGGCGGGACGCACAATAA
- a CDS encoding MTH1187 family thiamine-binding protein — translation MASTLLSIQVIPKTPGGEDVISYVDKAIEVIQRSGVKHQVNALETTMEGELSDLLEIVREMQEALIEAGCPSVISQVKIAHNPGGISMDKLTEKYRP, via the coding sequence ATGGCAAGTACGCTGCTGAGCATTCAGGTGATTCCGAAGACGCCGGGAGGCGAAGACGTAATTTCTTATGTGGACAAGGCGATTGAAGTCATTCAGCGTTCCGGTGTGAAGCATCAGGTGAACGCGCTGGAGACGACGATGGAAGGCGAGCTCTCCGACCTGCTGGAAATTGTCAGGGAGATGCAGGAGGCGTTGATCGAAGCGGGCTGCCCCAGCGTCATCTCGCAGGTCAAGATCGCCCATAACCCGGGCGGAATCAGCATGGACAAACTGACGGAGAAATACCGCCCGTGA
- a CDS encoding ABC transporter substrate-binding protein, which translates to MGVKKWLSLCLACLFIFAAAGCGSNNSGGNAGGAQGTSASASPEASASAQSSPKAAVPVKVALDWTPNTNHTGLYVAKELGYYAEEGLNVDIVQPGAAGADTMVTSGEAAFGVGAQDSLTLARIQGVPLVSIAAIIQHNTSGFAAPVDRGIKSPKNFEGKTYGGWGSPVEEASMKAIMDPVGGDVKKVKQVTIGEADYFTAVKRDIDFAWIFYAWTGIEAKLRGEPLDMLYLKDYAPQLDYYTPVLTTSEKEIAENPEVVKAFLKATSKGYQYAIDHPKEAADILIKAVPDLDAKLVQASQEWLSPKYKDDAAQWGEQKPEVWKNYADWMYGLKLLDKPLEADKAFTNEFLPDGQ; encoded by the coding sequence ATGGGAGTCAAAAAATGGTTATCACTGTGCCTGGCCTGCCTGTTCATCTTCGCTGCGGCGGGATGCGGCAGCAATAATTCGGGAGGGAACGCGGGCGGTGCTCAGGGAACCTCTGCTTCCGCTTCGCCGGAGGCATCCGCTTCCGCCCAAAGTTCGCCAAAAGCGGCAGTACCGGTAAAGGTCGCGCTCGACTGGACGCCGAACACGAATCACACCGGACTGTATGTCGCCAAAGAGCTCGGCTATTACGCAGAGGAAGGCCTTAACGTGGACATTGTACAGCCGGGAGCGGCAGGCGCGGATACGATGGTTACTTCGGGAGAAGCCGCTTTTGGCGTCGGCGCGCAGGACAGCCTGACGCTGGCACGCATTCAGGGCGTTCCGCTCGTGTCCATCGCGGCAATTATCCAGCATAACACATCCGGCTTCGCGGCTCCGGTCGACCGGGGCATCAAATCGCCGAAGAACTTCGAAGGAAAAACTTACGGCGGCTGGGGATCGCCGGTGGAAGAGGCTTCCATGAAGGCCATTATGGACCCGGTGGGCGGCGACGTGAAGAAGGTCAAACAGGTCACGATCGGCGAAGCCGATTATTTTACAGCCGTCAAACGGGATATTGACTTTGCCTGGATTTTCTACGCCTGGACCGGTATTGAAGCGAAGCTGCGCGGCGAGCCGCTGGATATGCTGTATTTGAAGGATTACGCTCCGCAGCTCGACTATTACACGCCGGTGCTGACGACGAGCGAGAAGGAAATCGCCGAGAATCCCGAGGTGGTAAAAGCCTTTTTGAAGGCGACGTCCAAGGGCTACCAATACGCGATCGACCATCCAAAAGAGGCTGCCGATATCCTGATCAAGGCGGTTCCCGATCTGGACGCGAAGCTCGTTCAGGCCAGCCAGGAATGGCTCAGCCCGAAATACAAGGACGACGCCGCTCAGTGGGGCGAGCAGAAGCCCGAAGTATGGAAAAACTACGCCGACTGGATGTACGGGCTGAAGCTGCTGGACAAACCGCTTGAAGCCGACAAAGCGTTCACGAACGAATTTTTGCCGGACGGGCAGTAA
- a CDS encoding pyridoxamine 5'-phosphate oxidase family protein, which produces MDNKELEQRIIKALDDNKFGSFATIEAGSKPKVRYMAVFHEGLNLYLATDRKTHKVEELQNNPNVFLLLGYEAGGSKDILEIEAQASVTKDGSLREKIWNKDLERWFKGPDDPDYVILELSPTRIEYTGKDRKPEVWEKQTASAGK; this is translated from the coding sequence ATGGACAACAAAGAATTGGAACAACGTATAATCAAGGCGCTGGATGACAACAAATTCGGTTCTTTCGCCACAATTGAAGCCGGCAGCAAGCCGAAGGTTCGTTATATGGCCGTCTTTCATGAGGGGCTTAACCTCTATTTGGCCACAGACCGCAAGACGCATAAAGTGGAAGAACTGCAAAATAACCCGAATGTGTTTCTGCTGCTGGGCTATGAGGCGGGAGGCAGCAAGGATATCCTTGAGATTGAAGCGCAGGCGTCCGTTACCAAAGACGGCAGCCTGCGCGAGAAAATATGGAACAAAGATTTGGAGCGTTGGTTCAAGGGACCGGATGATCCGGATTACGTCATTCTGGAGCTTTCGCCGACGCGTATCGAATATACCGGAAAAGACCGGAAACCCGAGGTTTGGGAAAAGCAGACGGCGTCCGCGGGCAAGTAA
- a CDS encoding EAL domain-containing protein has protein sequence MQCSDCLPLAPIEDEGIVKIRRASPALASAIQAAGYALDAFKTGYEIPYDSREQLKAIMKLLEESEEMEQIAVCVTGAAISGLFERWVPLTQLKARVSNHTLVDIITNKEFCSYMQPIVDSTEQIIGFEFLLRPLPHGPEFQPQTLFEVARRSGLHSFLDRAARISAIESSARHLPEGIKRFVNFLPSSIYNPKYCLTHTFQTIQQKGLRPEDFVFEVVETEKIRDIDHLATIFSEYREHGVHVALDDVGSGYATLEVMSRLQPDYVKIDRGLISMCDQEPHKQTSIKEVVEKAGRFGGKVLAEGIERREEFQFCLDNGIELAQGYFFGRPEFEPPPRLFEI, from the coding sequence ATGCAGTGCAGTGATTGCTTACCCTTAGCTCCCATTGAAGATGAAGGAATCGTAAAAATTCGGCGCGCATCACCCGCTCTTGCCTCCGCCATTCAAGCGGCCGGATATGCCCTTGACGCTTTTAAGACAGGCTATGAAATTCCGTATGATTCCCGTGAGCAGCTAAAGGCCATCATGAAGCTGCTGGAAGAGTCGGAAGAAATGGAGCAGATTGCGGTGTGCGTAACGGGGGCGGCGATCTCGGGTCTTTTTGAGCGTTGGGTACCCCTCACCCAGTTAAAAGCCCGCGTTTCCAATCATACTCTCGTCGACATCATCACCAATAAAGAGTTTTGCAGTTACATGCAGCCGATCGTCGACTCCACCGAACAGATCATCGGATTTGAGTTTCTGCTGCGCCCGCTGCCGCATGGACCGGAGTTTCAGCCTCAAACCCTTTTTGAAGTTGCGAGGCGGAGCGGGCTCCACTCCTTTCTGGACCGGGCGGCCCGCATATCCGCCATCGAATCCAGCGCCCGGCATTTGCCTGAAGGAATCAAACGGTTTGTCAACTTTCTCCCCTCCTCCATATATAATCCCAAATATTGTCTTACACATACGTTTCAAACGATTCAACAGAAGGGTCTTCGTCCGGAAGACTTCGTGTTTGAGGTGGTGGAGACGGAGAAAATCCGCGATATCGACCATCTTGCAACTATTTTCTCGGAATACCGCGAGCATGGCGTGCATGTTGCGCTGGATGATGTCGGTTCGGGCTATGCAACGCTTGAGGTCATGTCGCGGCTTCAGCCGGATTATGTGAAAATTGACCGCGGGCTAATCAGCATGTGCGATCAGGAGCCCCATAAACAAACCAGCATTAAGGAAGTTGTCGAAAAAGCGGGCCGTTTCGGAGGCAAGGTGCTGGCCGAAGGCATAGAGCGGCGAGAGGAATTTCAATTTTGCCTGGATAACGGCATCGAATTGGCTCAAGGTTACTTTTTTGGCAGACCGGAGTTTGAGCCGCCGCCCCGGCTTTTTGAGATCTAG
- a CDS encoding response regulator transcription factor, which produces MSGTLLYIEDDPQIAGPVARDLRDRGYAVRWLQTGERAVEEADGCHLAILDVMLPGLDGFTVGQRLKKCFPGVPILMLSARTSIDDKLQGLEFADDYLTKPFHPDELAARIGVLLRRSGSVSAAPLSLKHLTVYEEENRIALTESGEEIPLTGKQFQIFFYLLRHLGQIMTKEQIYEAVWGEPYMEGDKTLMVHIRYLREKLEKDPAAPEIIETVRGIGYRIKA; this is translated from the coding sequence ATGAGCGGCACTTTGCTGTATATCGAGGACGATCCGCAAATCGCCGGCCCTGTCGCCAGGGACCTGCGGGACCGCGGTTATGCGGTCCGCTGGCTGCAGACGGGAGAGCGGGCCGTGGAAGAAGCAGACGGCTGCCATCTGGCTATTCTGGACGTCATGCTGCCGGGGCTGGACGGCTTTACCGTCGGACAGCGGTTAAAAAAGTGTTTCCCGGGCGTTCCCATTCTGATGCTCTCGGCGAGAACGTCGATCGACGACAAGCTCCAGGGTCTGGAGTTCGCCGACGACTATTTGACCAAGCCGTTTCATCCTGACGAGCTGGCCGCCCGGATCGGAGTTCTGCTGCGGCGGTCGGGCAGCGTTTCGGCGGCGCCGCTCTCGCTGAAGCATCTTACCGTCTATGAAGAGGAGAACCGGATTGCCCTGACGGAGAGCGGAGAAGAGATACCGCTTACCGGCAAGCAGTTTCAGATTTTCTTTTACCTGCTGCGTCACCTCGGCCAGATTATGACCAAGGAACAGATCTATGAAGCGGTCTGGGGCGAGCCCTATATGGAAGGGGACAAAACGCTGATGGTTCACATCCGTTATTTGCGCGAGAAGCTGGAGAAGGACCCCGCCGCGCCGGAAATTATTGAGACGGTCCGGGGCATCGGATACAGGATCAAGGCATGA
- a CDS encoding HAMP domain-containing sensor histidine kinase, translating to MIRRNGTRGRNPGFSRSLLSRYLLIIVIAVLFLPVLFPLSLIIYTLSDHYHWKFGNTASESEKAFRPYSNITEMEKMWHKEARLLAGKSDREIGARLKALGDRYQYASMFWVNGEGITRLMLPPEKKAGPEAGADNDATGGTDNGATGRTNRTDIGATVPARWTASQAIAFMKDSVGSDPLTVVAFIGDRADAGEGFMAMRVPKSVLPRNTGSVPLALYGLMLLVLLAFAAVSWLFFARIRGRLLRLQTAMTLDGRDGLPATIPKGKPDEIGMLEEAFNTMVAELKDSRRREREEEELRKRLIADLSHDLRTPLTVVRSHLFQVGKEPLSQQGKESLNLMDERIADLGVLIDNLLNYNLLASGRVKLSPGRQDVLRLLRESAAAWYPVWTKEGMEVDIELEGEPLVWEVDEIWFRRVLDNLYQNVVRHAKGGGYVGVAAEDRGGVRTVVIRDRGKGLDEASPAKGAGIGLAIVDMLLSRMGLAWTADSIPEGTSVCIYPKDRG from the coding sequence ATGATAAGAAGGAATGGAACGCGAGGGCGGAATCCGGGTTTCAGCCGGTCGCTTCTGTCGCGGTATTTGCTGATTATCGTGATTGCCGTGCTGTTTTTGCCCGTGCTCTTTCCGCTCAGTCTGATCATCTATACCTTGTCGGACCATTACCATTGGAAGTTCGGAAATACGGCAAGTGAGTCAGAGAAGGCCTTCAGGCCGTATTCCAATATCACCGAAATGGAAAAAATGTGGCACAAAGAAGCGCGTCTGCTGGCGGGCAAGTCCGACCGGGAAATCGGAGCTCGTCTGAAGGCGCTGGGAGACCGCTACCAGTATGCTTCCATGTTCTGGGTGAACGGGGAAGGGATCACTCGGCTTATGCTTCCTCCGGAGAAGAAGGCCGGTCCCGAAGCCGGCGCGGACAATGATGCAACGGGCGGAACGGATAATGGTGCAACGGGCCGAACGAATAGAACGGATATTGGGGCCACCGTGCCGGCACGGTGGACGGCGTCACAGGCCATCGCTTTCATGAAGGACAGCGTGGGCAGCGATCCGTTGACCGTCGTCGCCTTTATTGGCGACCGGGCGGATGCGGGCGAAGGGTTCATGGCGATGCGCGTTCCGAAGTCCGTTCTGCCGAGGAACACAGGCAGCGTCCCGCTTGCGCTGTACGGACTGATGCTGCTCGTTCTGCTCGCGTTTGCCGCCGTATCCTGGCTGTTCTTCGCCAGAATCCGCGGGCGTCTGCTCCGGCTTCAGACCGCCATGACTCTGGACGGGCGGGACGGCCTTCCGGCAACGATTCCGAAAGGCAAGCCCGACGAGATCGGCATGCTGGAAGAGGCGTTCAACACGATGGTTGCGGAGCTTAAGGACAGCCGGCGCCGGGAGAGGGAGGAGGAAGAGCTGCGCAAGCGGCTGATCGCCGATCTGTCCCACGACCTGCGCACACCGCTTACGGTCGTGCGGAGCCACCTGTTTCAGGTCGGCAAGGAGCCGCTGTCCCAGCAGGGCAAGGAATCGCTCAATCTGATGGATGAGCGCATTGCCGACCTTGGCGTGCTGATCGACAACCTGCTGAATTACAACCTGCTGGCAAGCGGCAGGGTGAAGCTTTCGCCGGGGAGACAGGATGTTCTGCGGCTGCTGCGGGAAAGCGCCGCCGCCTGGTATCCGGTATGGACCAAGGAGGGCATGGAGGTTGACATCGAGCTTGAGGGTGAACCGCTCGTTTGGGAGGTCGATGAAATCTGGTTCCGGCGCGTGCTGGACAATCTGTACCAGAATGTCGTACGCCATGCGAAGGGCGGCGGTTATGTGGGGGTTGCCGCCGAGGACCGCGGCGGCGTCCGCACTGTCGTCATCCGCGACCGGGGAAAAGGCTTAGACGAAGCTTCTCCGGCCAAAGGGGCGGGGATCGGACTGGCCATTGTCGACATGCTGCTCTCCCGGATGGGGCTTGCCTGGACGGCGGATAGCATCCCGGAAGGCACCTCGGTCTGCATATATCCGAAGGATCGCGGCTGA